The following are encoded together in the Daucus carota subsp. sativus chromosome 5, DH1 v3.0, whole genome shotgun sequence genome:
- the LOC108220913 gene encoding heat stress transcription factor B-4, translated as MALMLDECESILLSLDSHKSVPAPFLTKTYQLVDDPATDHIVSWGEDDSTFVVWRPPEFARDLLPNYFKHNNFSSFVRQLNTYGFRKIVPDRWEFANEFFKKGEKHLLCEIHRRKTSQPQQMSLNHHHQSPMGIHHPGFFSYPNRLSISPTDSDEQANNWSCESPQPLSSPNGAAAPNIYNTSVMALSEDNERLRRNNNMLMSELAHMRKLYNDIIYFVQNHVKPVAPSNSYPPSLILPNGLAPSGVAMSGNGSGVQQKSMNQHFNIGYHNQQYNHQTNNMTKQGGNEGAKLFGVPLQCSKKRSLHPEFLGSMGMSTNKPRLVLEKDDLGLNLMPPSPC; from the exons ATGGCGCTGATGCTTGATGAGTGTGAGAGCATTTTGCTCTCTTTGGACTCGCATAAGTCTGTCCCGGCTCCGTTTCTTACGAAGACTTATCAGCTCGTTGATGACCCGGCCACGGACCATATCGTCTCGTGGGGTGAAGATGATAGTACCTTCGTTGTGTGGCGGCCCCCCGAGTTCGCCCGAGACCTCCTCCCGAATTACTTCAAGCATAACAACTTCTCGAGCTTCGTTCGTCAGCTCAACACCTAT GGTTTTAGAAAGATTGTACCGGACAGATGGGAGTTTGCGAATGAATTCTTCAAGAAAGGAGAGAAGCATTTACTCTGCGAGATCCACCGCAGAAAAACATCTCAGCCGCAACAAATGTCTCTAAACCACCACCACCAGTCCCCAATGGGGATTCACCACCCCGGCTTCTTCTCCTACCCGAACCGTCTCAGCATTTCTCCCACCGACTCCGACGAGCAGGCCAACAACTGGTCATGCGAGTCTCCGCAGCCTCTCTCGTCCCCTAACGGAGCCGCAGCACCGAACATATACAACACCTCCGTCATGGCCTTATCCGAAGACAACGAGAGGCTCCGAAGGAACAATAACATGCTAATGTCCGAGCTAGCTCATATGCGAAAGCTCTACAATGACATTATCTATTTCGTTCAGAACCATGTTAAGCCTGTGGCGCCTAGCAATTCTTACCCTCCTTCTCTCATTTTACCAAATGGCTTAGCCCCCTCAGGCGTTGCGATGAGCGGTAACGGATCGGGGGTGCAACAAAAGAGTATGAACCAGCACTTTAATATCGGGTATCATAATCAACAATATAATCATCAGACGAATAATATGACGAAACAAGGTGGTAATGAAGGAGCCAAGCTATTCGGCGTGCCACTTCAGTGCTCGAAGAAAAGATCGTTACACCCGGAGTTCTTGGGGAGCATGGGAATGAGCACAAACAAGCCAAGATTGGTGTTGGAGAAAGATGATTTAGGGTTGAATCTTATGCCCCCTTCACCATGTTAA